The Trachemys scripta elegans isolate TJP31775 chromosome 6, CAS_Tse_1.0, whole genome shotgun sequence genome includes a window with the following:
- the LRRC19 gene encoding leucine-rich repeat-containing protein 19: MKIPWLMIWIGALFSNPVKTDCNITSLSVTCEESAKNYSSIPTSLSKNVTKLYLSNNNITLNDTDKKVLQLFINLTELYLNENAITVLHNNTFCNLSKLTVLDISSNYISTIEQAAFKGLNQLSILYLNHNKISQLDSDTTASLKNLMILSLQDNLLKNFDVKASFKWITLNGNPWNCSCGLLSLQKWLNTSNVTMEHENDTLCAYPEVWNKSSIKTAPIQKSDCDSRRGSIAITTPSTSAISPKIISILTSSLNSSNNNIRSNASYPGSPPLGKSWVFLLGVLVFVLSSSLLIFIAIKFPLWYLYLISYNHRRLKEYEPEMFDKEFTTDLSTSPSISNTNEQDSIVVFEQTHTFVLDEDGFIEDKYIDDPGLTEEV; this comes from the exons ATGAAAATCCCTTGGCTAATGATCTGGATTGGAGCACTATTTTCCAATCCAGTCAAGACTGACTGTAATATTACTTCTCTTTCT GTCACTTGTGAGGAATCTGCAAAGAATTACTCTTCTATCCCTACCTCCCTAAGTAAAAATGTTACTAAACTGTATCTTAGCAATAACAACATTACTTTAAACGATACCGACAAAAAGGTTCTGCAGCTATTTATTAACTTGACTGAACTCTATCTGAATGAAAATGCCATTACTGTGCTACATAATAATACCTTCTGCAATCTGTCAAAACTCACAGTTCTAGATATTAGTAGTAATTATATCAGTACAATTGAACAGGCTGCATTTAAAGGCCTAAATCAACTATCCATATTGTATCTAAATCATAACAAAATATCCCAGTTGGATTCTGACACAACTGCATCGCTAAAAAACCTGATGATTTTGAGTCTACAGGACAATTTGTTGAAGAACTTTGATGTAAAAGCATCATTTAAATGGATTACCTTAAATGGAAATCCATGGAATTGTTCCTGTGGCCTGCTCAGTTTACAGAAATGGTTGAATACCTCAAATGTGACAATGG AACATGAAAATGATACTCTGTGTGCATATCCAGAGGTCTGGAACAAATCGTCTATCAAGACAGCACCTATCCAAAAATCTGATTGTGACTCAAGAAGAGGTTCTATAGCAATCACTACACCTTCCACATCTGCCATCAGTCCTaaaatcatttccattttaaCATCCTCTCTCAATTCTTCAAACAACAATATTAGGAGCAATGCATCATATCCAG GTTCTCCACCTCTTGGCAAAAGTTGGGTCTTTCTGCTTGGTGTTCTGGTGTTTGTCCTAAGCTCTTCACTACTGATTTTTATTGCCATAAAATTCCCACTGTGGTACCTCTACTTGATCAGCTACAATCACCGTCGTCTGAAAGAATATGAACCAGAAATGTTTGATAAGGAGTTCACAACTGATCTGAGCACTTCTCCATCAATATCAAATACCAATGAGCAAGATTCCATTGTAGTATTTGAACAAACTCATACATTTGTACTTGACGAGGATGGATTTATTGAGGACAAATATATAGACGACCCTGGATTAACTGAAGAGGTCTAA